From the genome of Chania multitudinisentens RB-25, one region includes:
- a CDS encoding glycine zipper 2TM domain-containing protein: MTKTIVAIAVVAAALSGCAANNTSSGDTFTAAQARQVQTVTYGTLVSVRPVTIQGGDGNNAAGAIGGAVVGGFLGNTVGGGRGRNLATATGVVGGAAVGQSVQSSMNRSNGVELEVRRDDGTNIIVVQAQGTSQFHPGQRVAIATNGRTVTVSPR; the protein is encoded by the coding sequence ATGACTAAAACAATCGTTGCCATTGCTGTTGTGGCCGCCGCCCTTAGTGGCTGTGCCGCTAATAACACCTCCTCCGGCGATACCTTTACGGCCGCACAGGCCAGACAGGTTCAGACCGTTACCTATGGTACTTTGGTGTCAGTGCGCCCAGTAACGATTCAGGGTGGTGATGGCAACAATGCTGCCGGTGCGATTGGTGGGGCCGTCGTAGGTGGCTTCCTCGGCAATACCGTAGGGGGTGGCCGTGGACGGAATCTGGCAACCGCAACCGGCGTTGTCGGTGGTGCCGCCGTTGGCCAAAGCGTACAAAGTTCGATGAACCGCAGTAATGGTGTTGAGCTTGAGGTCCGCCGCGACGATGGTACTAACATTATCGTGGTACAGGCCCAGGGAACCAGCCAGTTCCACCCAGGACAACGCGTTGCTATTGCAACCAACGGCAGGACAGTCACCGTGTCACCACGATAA
- a CDS encoding alpha/beta hydrolase has translation MFIKWVKRIVLVVIFLAVGALAGRIYYTQQGPALQLWHTFVPHEMRADAIDKASWADYLKAEEALFKEVRLNVTDKLPSNVQTSLNRYYSGSPIYPEKFPTDWNRSYVMMPEGKPKGAVVLLHGLTDTPYSLRHIADNYRQYGYVAIGIRLPAHGTVPGALTDVDWEDWLAATRLAVREAKRLSGDDVPLHIIGFSNGGALAMKYTLDALDDTTLAKPQRVVLISPMIGVTSFARFAGIAGWPAIFPAFAKAAWLGIVPEFNPFKFNSFPVNAARQSFQLTQELQKQIARDSRNNKMSELPPILTFQSVLDSTVSTRAVITALYNHLPANGSEVVLFDLNQAVSFGPLLRTSSYTALPRLLPPAPRNYKATIVTNVSPETTDTLARTTAAGQTAETTEMLGITYLPDIFSLSHVALPFPLSDSLYGRYPEPRNQYGISLGTFAARGERAVLVVGLDSLMRISSNPFFPYMLKRIDDNIGPLPK, from the coding sequence ATGTTCATCAAATGGGTAAAACGTATTGTACTGGTTGTGATTTTTTTAGCCGTCGGTGCACTTGCTGGGCGTATTTACTACACTCAGCAAGGCCCGGCACTACAGCTTTGGCACACTTTTGTTCCGCATGAAATGCGTGCCGATGCGATTGATAAAGCCAGTTGGGCTGACTATCTGAAAGCAGAAGAGGCTCTTTTTAAAGAAGTTCGGCTGAATGTTACCGATAAGCTACCCAGCAACGTGCAAACGTCGTTGAACCGTTATTATTCTGGTAGCCCTATCTACCCCGAAAAATTCCCCACCGATTGGAACCGTTCGTATGTCATGATGCCGGAAGGCAAACCCAAAGGTGCCGTCGTGCTGTTACACGGTTTGACCGACACCCCTTACAGCCTGCGGCATATTGCGGATAATTATCGCCAGTACGGTTATGTCGCAATCGGTATTCGTTTACCCGCCCACGGAACCGTTCCAGGCGCCTTGACCGACGTGGATTGGGAGGATTGGCTGGCCGCCACCCGTTTGGCAGTGCGCGAAGCCAAACGCCTCAGTGGCGATGACGTTCCTTTGCACATCATTGGTTTTTCCAACGGTGGCGCATTGGCGATGAAATATACTCTGGATGCGCTTGACGATACCACGCTGGCAAAACCTCAACGCGTCGTGTTGATTTCGCCCATGATTGGCGTAACCAGCTTTGCCCGCTTTGCTGGCATCGCCGGTTGGCCAGCCATCTTCCCGGCCTTTGCCAAGGCAGCCTGGTTAGGTATCGTCCCCGAATTCAACCCGTTCAAATTCAACTCATTCCCGGTGAATGCAGCACGGCAATCTTTCCAGTTGACGCAAGAATTGCAAAAACAGATCGCCCGTGATTCACGTAACAACAAAATGAGTGAATTACCGCCGATTCTGACGTTCCAGTCAGTGCTGGACTCAACGGTCAGCACACGTGCGGTAATTACTGCGCTGTACAACCATCTGCCCGCCAATGGCAGTGAAGTCGTGCTGTTCGATTTAAACCAGGCGGTCAGCTTCGGGCCACTGCTCAGAACCTCGTCCTACACCGCGCTGCCACGCCTGCTGCCACCAGCGCCACGTAACTACAAGGCCACGATAGTGACCAACGTGTCGCCAGAAACGACCGATACGCTGGCACGCACAACCGCAGCCGGGCAAACCGCAGAGACCACAGAAATGCTTGGTATTACTTATTTGCCGGATATTTTCTCGCTGTCGCACGTTGCTCTGCCGTTCCCACTGAGTGATTCACTGTATGGGCGCTATCCAGAACCGCGTAATCAGTATGGCATCAGCCTGGGAACCTTTGCCGCACGCGGTGAGCGAGCCGTGCTGGTGGTTGGGCTGGATTCACTGATGCGTATATCTTCTAACCCATTCTTCCCGTACATGCTCAAACGCATTGACGATAACATCGGGCCACTGCCTAAATAA
- a CDS encoding sigma-54-dependent Fis family transcriptional regulator has translation MATSNVHILVVDDDLSHCTIIQALMNGWGYQVSLAHNGLAAVEQAKETPFDLILTDVRMAELDGIEALKAIKAYNPAIPILIMTAYSNVESAVEAIKSGAYDYLTKPLDFDILQLTIERALEHTSLKTENKTLKQQLVANNQNMLGRSVPMRRLMEMIAMIAPSEATVLICGESGTGKELIARAVHANSLRKDWPLVSINCAALSESLLESELFGHEKGAFTGADKRREGRFMEAHQGTLFLDEIGEVSPLMQAKLLRAIQEREIQRVGSNQTLSVDVRLIAATNRDLLADVEAGRFRQDLYYRLNVVTVESPPLRARREDIPLLTMHFLEKFAERNHKSVRGFTPQAMDMLLKYHWPGNVRELENTVERSVILLTGDFISEKELPLSISQFANESPENQVGKPIEPLEWVEKNAILAALEKTGGNKTEAAKQLGITRKTLLAKLQKTT, from the coding sequence ATGGCGACGTCTAATGTGCATATCTTGGTGGTGGATGATGACCTGAGCCATTGCACCATTATTCAGGCGTTGATGAACGGATGGGGGTATCAGGTCAGCCTGGCGCATAACGGTCTGGCGGCGGTGGAGCAGGCCAAGGAAACTCCGTTTGACCTGATTCTGACCGATGTTCGCATGGCAGAACTGGATGGTATTGAGGCACTCAAGGCGATCAAAGCCTACAACCCGGCAATCCCGATCCTGATTATGACGGCCTATTCTAACGTTGAGTCAGCGGTAGAGGCGATAAAGTCCGGTGCTTATGATTACCTGACCAAGCCGCTGGATTTCGACATCTTGCAGCTCACCATCGAACGGGCGTTGGAACATACCTCTCTCAAGACCGAGAATAAAACCCTCAAACAGCAGTTGGTGGCGAATAACCAGAATATGCTAGGGCGCAGTGTTCCCATGCGCCGCCTGATGGAGATGATCGCCATGATCGCCCCTTCGGAAGCTACTGTGCTGATCTGTGGTGAGTCGGGTACGGGGAAAGAGCTGATCGCCCGGGCGGTGCATGCCAACAGCCTGCGTAAGGATTGGCCATTAGTGAGTATCAACTGCGCGGCGTTGAGTGAGTCATTATTGGAGTCCGAATTGTTCGGCCATGAGAAAGGGGCGTTTACCGGGGCAGACAAGCGCCGGGAAGGGCGCTTTATGGAAGCACATCAAGGGACGTTATTTTTGGATGAGATTGGTGAAGTATCACCGCTGATGCAGGCGAAATTACTGCGGGCGATTCAGGAACGGGAAATTCAGCGGGTTGGCAGCAACCAGACGCTGTCTGTCGATGTGCGGTTGATCGCCGCCACCAACCGCGATCTGCTGGCCGATGTAGAAGCAGGCAGGTTCCGTCAGGATCTCTACTATCGTCTAAACGTGGTGACGGTGGAAAGCCCGCCACTGAGGGCTCGTCGGGAAGATATTCCTCTGTTGACGATGCACTTTCTGGAAAAATTTGCTGAGCGTAACCATAAGTCAGTGAGAGGGTTTACTCCACAGGCCATGGATATGCTGCTGAAATATCACTGGCCCGGTAACGTGCGCGAGTTGGAAAACACGGTAGAACGCAGCGTTATTTTGTTGACCGGTGACTTTATCAGCGAGAAAGAGCTGCCGTTGAGCATCAGCCAGTTTGCTAACGAAAGCCCTGAAAACCAGGTGGGGAAGCCGATCGAACCCCTGGAGTGGGTGGAGAAAAACGCCATCTTGGCGGCATTGGAAAAAACCGGGGGCAATAAAACGGAAGCGGCAAAACAGTTGGGCATTACCCGGAAAACCCTGCTGGCTAAGCTACAAAAAACCACCTGA
- a CDS encoding diguanylate cyclase — translation MTINNSLDQDPAMLLPGLEKPKLLIVDDHPLNIQMLYQAFSADHHVCMATNGKQALEVCLKQKPDLVLLDIEMPDISGYEVCAQLKALPETKDIPIIFVTAHIDEATETRCFNEGAVDFISKPINRNTVRARVRTHLLLKAQSDLLRQLVYLDGLTEVHNRRCFDERLNQEWMLATRHQTPLSLIIIDVDFFKKYNDLYGHLAGDDCLRRVAKTIQQALKRPTDLVARYGGEEFACLLPNTELSGAMSVAETIRLHIIEQKIPQADTSVSPFVSISLGVCSREAGSTGMLSDFLSQADMQLYQAKRKGRNQTCGTVLGNISPASL, via the coding sequence ATGACGATAAATAATTCTCTCGACCAAGATCCCGCGATGTTGTTACCGGGTTTGGAGAAACCAAAGCTGCTGATTGTTGATGATCATCCGCTCAATATTCAGATGCTATATCAAGCGTTTTCTGCCGATCACCATGTTTGTATGGCCACTAATGGAAAACAGGCTCTGGAAGTGTGCCTCAAACAAAAGCCGGATCTGGTTTTGTTGGATATCGAAATGCCTGATATCAGCGGTTATGAGGTTTGTGCCCAGCTCAAGGCGCTGCCTGAAACCAAAGATATTCCGATTATCTTTGTCACCGCTCATATCGATGAAGCGACAGAAACCCGTTGTTTTAACGAGGGGGCGGTTGATTTTATCAGTAAGCCGATCAATAGGAACACGGTGAGAGCGCGGGTGCGAACCCACCTGTTGCTGAAGGCTCAATCTGATCTGCTGCGCCAGTTAGTCTATTTGGATGGGCTGACCGAAGTACATAATCGGCGCTGTTTTGATGAGCGGTTAAATCAGGAGTGGATGTTGGCAACCCGCCATCAGACTCCGCTTAGCCTGATCATTATCGATGTCGATTTTTTCAAGAAATATAATGACTTGTATGGTCACCTGGCTGGGGATGACTGTTTGCGCCGTGTGGCAAAAACCATCCAGCAGGCCCTCAAGCGCCCAACCGATCTGGTTGCACGCTATGGCGGAGAAGAGTTTGCCTGCTTGCTGCCCAACACCGAATTGAGTGGCGCAATGAGCGTTGCTGAAACGATAAGATTACACATCATTGAGCAGAAGATCCCTCAGGCGGACACTTCGGTATCCCCTTTTGTCAGTATCAGTCTGGGAGTTTGTAGCCGAGAAGCGGGAAGCACTGGGATGCTTTCTGATTTTTTATCGCAGGCAGATATGCAATTGTACCAAGCGAAGAGAAAAGGCAGGAATCAAACTTGTGGCACCGTTTTAGGCAATATTTCACCGGCTTCTCTGTGA
- a CDS encoding periplasmic heavy metal sensor gives MTLNKTTLAALFSLATLAGFSHLAMAQNGMHRYNMANSQGMNQGMGYQHGGYMSNLTPEQQANSQKAFDEFQLKTADLRQQMMSKQYEYQALLTSKPLDEQKVLAVSKEITVLRDNLYQQRVELDTQLAKAGVPMMGHRMGEPGMHGGGRGCR, from the coding sequence ATGACACTAAATAAAACCACCCTTGCCGCCCTATTCTCTCTTGCCACACTGGCAGGATTTAGCCACCTCGCCATGGCACAAAATGGTATGCATAGGTACAACATGGCGAACTCGCAGGGAATGAACCAGGGGATGGGTTATCAGCACGGCGGCTATATGAGCAATCTGACGCCAGAACAGCAGGCTAACAGCCAAAAGGCGTTCGATGAATTTCAGCTGAAAACGGCTGATTTACGGCAACAAATGATGTCCAAGCAATATGAGTACCAAGCGCTGCTCACCAGTAAACCACTGGATGAACAGAAGGTTCTGGCAGTCAGTAAAGAAATTACCGTGTTACGTGACAACCTCTATCAACAGCGTGTTGAACTGGACACCCAATTAGCAAAAGCCGGAGTACCTATGATGGGGCACAGAATGGGGGAACCAGGAATGCATGGCGGCGGCCGTGGCTGCCGTTAA
- a CDS encoding ATP-binding protein: protein MADKKKSGLLSVWILIGSVMILIGIIITMAIKDLNRGREIEIQTLREKSAVLIRSFESGARTGMGMRWRQDQRQILLEEMAYQPGVLYIAITDASGYILAHSDPARVGTPLYSQQEMDALKVAGAEQWHMTTFIDQENNRQNAFETYRFFKPLKRGSGHGAHMMGMHRTMAPEMDGSRDAQDEEQNIIFAAFDTLALDATQAKDIRNTVILLAILALLVLACLLALFWARRYQRSRQQLQDSRTFSTEIISNLPIGLITTNEHQQISVVNQAAEAMLGSPASGLLGQNIHRALPAEWNQRVENHRNGQPVIEHDIDYQLANGQFLPLSISVANIVNDSGNFLGNLFIFRDMREVRQLQDQVRRKEKLAAIGDLAAGLAHEIRNPLSSIKGFAKYFENRSPQNSEEQALAKVMAKEVDRLNRVISELLALVRPVDLRLQQVNINEVIAHSLHLIRQDAENKNITIRYCSNEMLPAIEIDPDRFTQVLLNLYLNAIQAIGANGLLEVGVTQRREEGLCITVTDSGKGIGQDELTKVFNPYFTTKATGTGLGLTIVQKVIEEHQGKITVTSHPQSGTRFEMVIPLKHKKQEASEHGDV from the coding sequence ATGGCAGATAAAAAGAAATCTGGCTTATTATCGGTCTGGATTTTGATTGGTTCGGTGATGATATTGATCGGCATTATTATCACGATGGCAATAAAAGACCTGAACCGTGGACGGGAAATCGAAATCCAGACGCTGCGAGAAAAAAGCGCGGTACTGATCCGTTCATTTGAATCCGGTGCCCGCACAGGCATGGGGATGCGTTGGCGGCAGGATCAACGCCAGATTTTATTAGAAGAAATGGCTTATCAGCCGGGGGTGCTGTATATCGCCATTACGGATGCTTCAGGCTACATTCTGGCGCATAGCGATCCGGCTCGGGTTGGAACCCCGTTGTATAGCCAGCAAGAAATGGATGCATTAAAAGTGGCGGGGGCTGAACAATGGCACATGACCACTTTTATTGACCAGGAAAATAATCGTCAGAATGCTTTTGAAACCTATCGTTTCTTTAAACCGCTGAAACGCGGTAGTGGCCATGGTGCTCATATGATGGGTATGCACCGAACCATGGCACCGGAGATGGACGGCAGCCGCGATGCGCAGGATGAGGAGCAAAATATCATTTTTGCGGCTTTCGATACCTTGGCATTGGATGCGACCCAGGCTAAAGATATTCGCAATACGGTGATCCTGCTGGCCATTCTGGCATTGTTGGTGCTGGCGTGCCTCTTGGCACTGTTCTGGGCACGGCGCTATCAGCGTTCCCGCCAGCAACTGCAAGACTCCAGAACTTTTTCAACGGAAATTATCAGCAATCTGCCTATCGGATTGATCACGACCAATGAGCACCAGCAGATCAGCGTGGTCAACCAGGCGGCAGAAGCGATGCTGGGCAGCCCAGCAAGCGGGTTATTGGGGCAGAATATTCATCGTGCGTTGCCTGCAGAGTGGAATCAACGGGTTGAAAACCACCGTAACGGTCAACCGGTTATTGAGCATGACATTGACTACCAGTTGGCTAACGGGCAATTCCTGCCTTTGAGTATCAGCGTAGCCAATATTGTCAACGACAGCGGCAATTTCCTGGGGAACCTGTTTATCTTCCGCGATATGCGGGAAGTTCGCCAACTGCAAGACCAAGTACGGCGGAAAGAGAAATTGGCGGCGATCGGTGATTTGGCTGCGGGCCTGGCCCATGAGATCCGCAATCCGCTTTCCTCAATCAAAGGTTTTGCCAAATATTTTGAAAATCGCTCGCCGCAAAATAGTGAAGAACAGGCGTTGGCTAAAGTAATGGCGAAGGAGGTTGATCGTCTGAATCGGGTGATTAGTGAGCTGCTGGCGCTGGTACGGCCCGTTGATTTGCGGCTGCAACAGGTAAATATCAACGAAGTGATCGCCCATTCATTACACCTGATTCGCCAAGATGCAGAGAATAAAAACATTACTATCCGTTATTGCAGTAATGAGATGTTACCTGCGATTGAAATCGATCCAGATCGTTTTACGCAGGTTTTACTGAATCTGTATTTGAATGCTATTCAGGCAATAGGTGCGAATGGTTTGCTTGAGGTTGGTGTTACGCAGCGGCGTGAAGAGGGTTTGTGCATCACCGTTACAGATTCCGGTAAGGGCATCGGGCAAGACGAGCTGACAAAAGTCTTTAACCCTTATTTCACGACTAAAGCCACAGGTACAGGGCTAGGGTTAACCATTGTGCAGAAAGTGATCGAAGAGCATCAAGGCAAAATCACCGTGACCAGCCATCCGCAATCAGGTACGCGCTTTGAGATGGTGATCCCCTTGAAACATAAAAAGCAGGAGGCTTCTGAGCATGGCGACGTCTAA